CATTCTTTTTTAAGTCTTTGGCAAGAATATTCATTAAAGATCCATTAGTAGTAATACTAAATTTACCAAATGTTTCTTGAATTATTTTCGATATATCAATAATATCTTTCCTGAGAGTTGGTTCTCCCCCAGTTAGCCTTATATTTTTGAATTCTAAATTCTTTAATGTACGTACTAAAATTCTAATTTCATCTAAAGAAAGTAATTCTTCTTCTTTCATAAATTTAGCGTTTTCATCCATACAATAATTGCATCTGAAATTACATTTATCAGTAATAGATAATCTGACATAATCAATTTCTCTATTATATTTATCAATCATACGAATTACCTCGATTCTGTATATTTCCATATATTTTGAATTATCCTTATAACAATAAAAATAATCATCGACATAATAAATATTAAAGCCGTAATAGCCAAGGCTTGTTTAAGACCATAACCTTGGAATTTGTCATAAGTTAGTACAGATAATGTCATTGGATAATAAGCTAATATAGCTACAGCACCAAATTCTGAAATCCCTCTAGCCCACATTAACAATGCACCAGTGAGTATGTCGTGTTTTATTAAAGGTAGAGATACATAAAAAAATGCTTTAAAAGGTGTTGCTCCTAAAGAGCGAGCTACTTTTTCATAACGAATATCTACTTTTTTAAACCCTTCCTTCACTGAGTTAACTAATATACTAAAACTTAAAAATCCCATAGCAGCAACTACACCCCAAAATGTTTGTACAAAAGAAATACCTATTATTGATGCGCCTTTTCCTAAAACAGATGAACGTCCTAATGTCATTAATAATGCTATACCAGCTGCTGTATGCGGAATTGTTTGCGGAATATCTATTATCGCCTCAAAAAGACTTTTTAATGGAAAATTATACCTTGTTATAGCATATGCAAAGGGTATTCCAAATATTATAGCAAATATAGTTGCAACTAATGCAGCTAAAAATGTAGTTTTAACAGCGTTTAAAAATTCAGGTGTTTTGAAAATTTCAAATAATAATTTATAATCTACATTTAAAAAAACAGTTATAAAAGGTAAAATGATGAAAATAATAAATAATAAACTAATAGTTATAATTATATTCTTGAACATTTTGTTCCTCCGATAAAATTCCATTATTTATTTTAAATACTCTACAATCATTTATTATTTCATTCCTATCATGTGTAACATGTATAGTTGTTAATTTATATTCTAAATTTAATTCGTGTAATAATTTTAAAATATCTTTTTTAGTATCTTGATCTAGCGCGGACAAAGGTTCATCTAAAAGAAGTATTTTGGGTTTTATTACCAATGCTCTTGCTAATGCAACACGTTGTTTTTCCCCTCCAGATAAATTTTGTATATTTCTGTTTAGTAATTTTCCTATACTTAACTTAGATACTATATAATTTAAAAAATTTTTATCATAATTTTTTTTCATTTTCAATCCGAACTCGATATTTTTTTTTACATTCAAATGTGGAAATAAGTGATAATTTTGATACATAAATCCAACATTCCTTTTTTCTGGAGGTAATGAAATTACATTTTTATTATCAAAAAAAATTTCACCAGATTTAGGAATAATAAAACCAGCTATACTTTCTAATAATAAAGTCTTGCCTGAACCAGTAGGTCCAATAATATAAATATATTCACCAGATTTTATTTTTAAATTATCAATTTTTAATTCAAATTTATCTAATTTGATAAATATATTTTTAATATATAAATTCATTTAATACCCCCACATGTTTTTTAATTCATCAGGTAGATTATTTGGATTATCAACATCTACAAATAAATTCATAAATTTATCTTCAAAAATTTTTTTGCCTAATTCTGAATATATGAATTTTATAAATTCTATAGCATCTTTTTTATTATTTGCATTTTCTAATATTGTAAAACTATAATTAATTGCTTTTCCGTAAATTTTTGTTTTTTCACCATCTCTCGGGACTTCAACAAACACGTTTTTATAAATTTCATCAAATTTATTTGAAGATAAATTAATTTCATTTGGAAGATCAATATATTTCAAGTTACTTTGAATAGCATTTGATTTATATAAAAACGCATAATCAATTTCGTTTGCTTCTAAATAAGCGATGATATCTACAGATTTTTTTAATATCATTCTATTTTTAGAATTTATAAAGTTGTTATACAAACCGTTTAAATTATAATATTTTTCGGCTAATTGCAATGTCATTAATGTTCTATATCCGCAAGGATCTAAATTAGGATTTGAATGTGAATAAATAACTCCCTTTTTAAAAATAATATTATACCAATTATCTTTGGTAATAATATCATTATATTTTGATTTATCAGTATATGCTAAGACTATACTATTATTAGAAAAAATAATATTATATTTCGCATATTTAGGATATAAAAATTTAGGTATTAAAGAATAATCAGCAACAAAGGCTAGATCAGCATTTTGATTTAATTCAGAAATTTTCCTTACTAAAACAAGACTTCCTGAACTTACTAATCTAACATTAGTTTCAGGATGTATTTTTTCAAAATTATTTTTTAATTCATTTAATATGTTTGTTAATGACCCAGCATGAAAAATAACTAAATTATCCGAAAAAGAAATTATAGACAACATCAATAATATTATGATAAATATTTTTTTATGAATATAATTTTTATGAATATTTCTTTCCATTTTTCCTCCTTATACATTAAGTTTTTCGTTTATAAAAAATATTACTTCATCACCAACTTTTATTTCTCCACCTTTTAATACTTTTAAAAATATACCTTCTAATGGCATAACGCACTTACCTATAGTTTGTGAAATTGCACATGACGTATGGCATTCTTTTCCAATTTGCGTTATTTCTAATAATGTATCACCAATTTTTACCTTTGTGCCTATTGGAAGTTTATATATATCACCATTTTTTATAGTTATATTCTCAGCAAAATCACCATAATTTAATTCATAACCATATTTTCGCATTTTATCAATACTTTCTTCTGAAAGCATTGAAATTTGACGATGCCAATTACCGGCATGGGCATCTCCCTCAATTCCCCAATTTTCTTTTAAAATAGCAAAATCAACATGCTCTTTAGTAACTCCTTTTTTCCTTGAAATATTTATTGATACTACATATGAATTCATCATAATTCCCCCCTTATAAATAAAACTTTATATTTTACTGAAAAGAAATTTTCAAGAAAATTATATCACTTTTCATTTTTTTTACAAAACCCGGAATTTTTATTTCTCATAGATTAAATTAATAATAATCTTCATTTTTTTGTTATTTTATTGTATAATTTAAATAAAATAAAATAGGGGGGATTTTTTTGAAAAGGAGATTTTATCTTAATAAAAAAGATTTAGAAGAATCTATTTCAGTATATTTTAAAGAGCTAAAAGATTATTTTTCTAAAGATGAATTAGAATATATAAATACAAGAGAAGGGATGAATAGAATTACAGCGTTACCTATATTTGCAAATGAAAATGTTCCTTCGTATAATAGTAGTGCTATGGATGGAATAGCTGTTGTAAGCAAAAAAACATATGGAACTAATGAATCAAACCCTATTATTTTAGAAAAAGAAAAAGATTTTAAGTATATAAACACTGGGTACCCCATTAATAATCCATATGACAGTGTTATTATGATTGAAAATATAGAGATAATTGATGATGAGCATGTTCAAATAAGAAATAGCGTTTATCCGTATAAAGATGTGAGAAAAGTCGGGGAAGATATTTGTAAAGGTGAAATGCTGTTTCCAAGATACCATACATTAACAGCTGCTGATATCTCATTTTTAATGATGGCTAAGGTTTTTGAAATTCCAGTAATAAAAAAAATGAAAATATTATTAATACCAACTGGTAATGAAATAGTTAAACCCGAAGAATTAACGGAAGGTTTCCAAATACCAGAAACAAATTCCTTAATGATAAAAAACTATTTAGAACAGCTTAATGCAATTGTTGATGTAAATGAAATACTTTCTGATGATTTAGAAATAATAAAAAGTACAATTTTTGAAAAAATAAAAGAATATGATTTAATTCTTTTAAATGCTGGATCTTCAGCAGGTTCAAAGGATTTTACATATCATGCAATAAATGATCTTGGAAAGGTTATCATTCATGGGATTAACATAAAACCAGGAAAACCAGCTGTATTAGGTATAGTAAATGAAAAACCTGTTATAGGATTACCAGGTTTTCCTGTATCTTGTAATATTATTATGGAAGATATAGTAAAACCATTACTATTAAATAAAACAAAATATGAAATATATTATGATAATGAAAAAATTGAAGGAATTTCTGCTAAAAGAATACATTCTTCGATAACTGAAAAAGAATATTTAAGAGTTGGTGTTGGAAAAGTAGAGAATAATTATATAGCAATACCTTTAAAAAGAGGTGCCGCTAACATTTCTTCAATTTCTAATCAAGATGGTATTGTTTTTATTGATAAAGGTGTAGAGGTTGTTGAAGATGGGGATGAACTATTTATTCATTTAAGAAGAAGCAAAAGCATAATAGATAATAATATATTAATTACAGGTAGTCATGATTTGTTATTAGATTTATTAGCAGATTTTATAAAAAAGTATGATAAGGATATAAATATTGTATCTGCGAATGTAGGAAGTTTAGGAGGTATTTTATCAATTGCTAAGGGATATGCACATATGGCAGGTATGCATTTGCTTGATCCAGAAACTGGGGAATACAACATTTCTTATATAAAAGAATATATGGATAATTTTAAATTAATGAATTTATCATATAGAGAACAAGGGTTTATAATTCAAAAAGGGAACCCAAAAAATATTAAAGACTTTGAAGATTTAACTAAAGACGGGGTAAGGTATATTAATAGACAAAAAACTGCAGGAACAAGAATATTATTAGATTATTACCTTGATAAAAAAGATATTTCTCCTAAAAAAATACATGGTTATTCAGATGAAGAATATTCACATGTAAATCTAGCTTTGAAAATAAAAAAAGATATGGCAGATGTGGGTTTAGGTATTAAGGCAGCTGCAAATATATATGATCTTGATTTTGTACCAATAGCATTAGAACGATATGATTTACTAATTCATGAGAGCTTTATAAATGATAAAAGATTTGAATTAATTATGAATATAATTACTTCTAAGGAATTTAAAGAAGAAGCATATAATCTTGGTGGATATATATTAAAAGATACAGGGAAAATATGGGAGGTAGTATTATGAAAAAAAGATTTCAAGTGTTTGTACCTAGATACGAGGTTTATAATAATTTTATTAATAATTTAGATATAAGAACTAAAGTAATTGAAATAAATACTGAAGACGCATTAGGGTATGCAAGTGCAGAAAATATATATTCACCTGAAAATTTGCCTGGTTTTGATAAATCTACAGTTGATGGATATGCGGTATTTGCAGAAGATACCTTTGGATCTAGAGACGGTAATCCAGCATTTTTAAAAATTGCCGGAGAAGTACTAATGGGTGAAAATTATTTTGGTGAAATAAAATCTGGAGAGTGTGTAAAAATACCAACTGGTGGAATGTTACCGAAAGGTGCAAATGCTGTTGTTATGGTTGAAAATACAAAGGAATTTGGAAAACGAGTGGAAATATATAAATCTGTAGCTCCAGGAGAAAACGTATTATCAAAAGATGAAGATGTAAAAAAAGATGCTATAGTATTAAACAAAGGAGAAAAAATAAATATTGGTCATATACATAATTTAATGAGCTTAGGCATAACAAAGATAAAAGTATATAAAAAACCAACAGTTTGTATTGTTCCCACAGGAGATGAAGTAGTAGAACCAACTAAAAAAAGAGTTAAAACACAAATTAGGGATGGGAATTCATATACTTTAATGTCATGGTTAAAGAGTTTTGGATTTGAAGTTAAAAGATATGGGTTGATAAAAGATGACCCTGATGAATTTAAAGAAGGTGTAAATTGGGGATTAGAAAATGGAGATGTAGTAGTTATATCTGGAGGAAGTTCACTAGGAGCAAGAGATTATTCTTTATCTACAATAGAGCATTTTGGAGAAGTTTTGTATAATGGAGTTCAGGTTAAACCAGGGAAACCAGTTATTTTCGGAAAAACAAATGAAAAAGTGATATTAGGGTTACCTGGTAATCCGACCTCTTTTATTGTAAGTTCATTTTTGTTTTTATTTCCTACACTAAAGAAAATCTCTGGGCATAATGTCTTTATTCCAGAACCAGACTTTTTTGTTAAAATTACAACAAATGTTCCAACTGCACAAGGTAGAGAAAGGTTCATATTTGTAAAATTAGAAAAAAAAGGCAATGAAGTTTTAGCTCATCCTATTTTAGGAGAATCTGGAATAGCATCCCCGTTTAGAATGGCAGATGGAATTGTGAGAATTCCGTTAGGAAAAGAAGGATTATATAAAGATGAACTATGTGAATTTTATTCATGGAGATGATAAAATGAAAGAATATAATTTTATTATGAAATCAGGAGAATTAATATTAAGACCAAAAAACGATTTAAAAAAAGTATATATCGAATTATCTTCTAGATGTAATCTTGACTGTCCGATGTGTTTTAAAAATACATTTACCGATGAAGAAGGATTTATGTCAAAAAAAACCTTTGATAAAATATTGTTTGATTTAAAAGAATTTCCAGAAGTAGAACATATTATTTTTGGAGGAATTGGAGAATGTTCAATGAATCCGCATTTTTGGGATATGATAAAAAAAGTTAAAGATGATGGATACATGATTACTATAACCTCAAATGGATATTTGTTGAATATAGAAAATATAATTGATTTAAAAGTAGATGAGTTAGTTATTTCTGTAGAGACAGGTGATGTTGGTCATCCAAGTTTTAAATATGTAGAAAAATTATTAAAGGAAATATCTGAGTTAAAAAATAAAAGAAATACAGGGAAACCAGCTATATCCATAGAAACCGTTTTAACTAAAGAAAATTATGAAGATTTTGGGAAAATAGTTAAATCTTTACTTCCGTATGGAGTTAGAAAAGTAGTTATATCTAATCTTTTGCCAGTATATGAAAATTTTGTTGGTCTTGAACTATATAATGACGATAATAAAGAAAAAGATATAAAAATAAGAAAATTAATATCAAATGCAGTTACTGCAAAAGTTAGTGCAGTAATTCCAAATTTTAAATTAAAAACTGAGAGAAATTGTAATTTCATAGAAAAAAATGCGACAGTAATTAGATGGGATGGGGAAATTGTTCCATGCTATAGATTTTTGCATGATGGGGGGGAATATGTATATGGACAGAAGAAAGAAATAAAATACTATTCATTTGGAAATGTAAATAAGGAGTCTTTATCTGAAATATGGACTTCAAAGGATTATACATGGTTTAGATATAAAGTGAAGAATTCTTTATACCCATCATGTACAGATTGTGATTTGAAAGACGGATGTCAATTTATTGAAACTACTGAGAGAGATTGTTGGGGAAATGAACCATCATGTTCAGATTGCTTGTGGTGGAGGAATATTATAATGTGTCCATGATTAATGTTTATTTTTTCTTTTGTTTTGATACATTATTTTATCTGCCTTAGATATTAATGAATCAATAGTTTCATTTTCATTGTATTCAATAAAACCAATGCTAACATTAATTGGAAGATTTTCGCTTTTACTTATATTTGCCAATTCAAATTTAATATTTTTTTCTATTCTTTTTGCGCTTTCTATATTACAATCATATAAACCAACAAAAAATTCATCACCACCATAACGGGCTAAAATATCTGATTTTCTAATATTTTTTTTAATTATTTTAGAAACAGTAATAATTATCTTATCCCCAATAGAATGTCCAAAATTATCATTTATATATTTTAAATTATCTATATCAATAAAACCTATAATAAGAGGTTTATTTTTTCTTTGTGATAAAAAAATTAAATGATTTAATAGTTCAAACCCCATCCTTCTATTATATACTTTTGTTAAAGAATCTAATGAAGCTAATCTTTTTAATTCAATATTTTTTAATTGCAGCTCTTTTGTTTTTTGATTTATTATTTTTTTCATAATGATTACAATAATAATTAAAAATAGAAAAACTATAGTAGATATAATTAAAAACGCATATATCCAATCGTTTGAATTTTCTTTTAAATATTTTTTGGTAATTAAATAGTAAACAGAATTTTCATTATTTTTTAATTCTCTCAAATTTTTATCGATTTTTTCTATTATATTTTTCAAATTCTTATTATGATAAATAATGTACAAATCTATAATATAGAATTCTAGGGGAGTTTCTTTGATCCCTTTTTTTTCATAAAAGTAATTTCCAATATAATAATCAAAAACACCTGCCGAAATTTCTTTTGTTAATATCGCTTTGAAGATATCAGAATAATTATCATATTCAACAAATTCAATATTTAATCCCATAGTTTTAGCTATATTTTTTAAACCATTTGGACCTTCATAATATATATCTTTTTTAAGTACCCCCACCTTTTTATTATTTATATCTAAAAATGAAAATATTTTTGAATCTTCTAATACAAAAACTCCGCCTCTTGAATTTATAAACGGTATTTTGTTATATTCAAATTTTTCATCTCTTTCTTTAGTATAACCAACACCTAACATTATATCGATATCTTCATTTTTTAATAATTCAAAACATTTTTCAAAAGTTGTATATTTATATTCTAAATGAATATCTTCTTTTTTAGCTATAAAATTTAGTATTTCTGGTAATACTCCTTTAATTTCATTTTTTTCATTAATAATAATTGGTGGATATTCATATATACCAACTCTCAGAGTAACACTAAATGATAGTGTAACAATTAAAGTGAAAATCAACATAAATATTCTTGTCATAATATCACTCCATATAGTTTTCATTCCATAATAAATTAAATAAATCATATAATTTTCTATTTAATAAATTATTTGTTGAAATAAAAATATATTCATCATTTTTTTCTCTAGCCCTATAAGTTAAATTATAACTACCAATTAATATTCCTTTTTCATTTAATAAAATTTTTAAATGCATATTTCCATTAAGTTTTAATATTTTATATTCTATCCCTTTTAAAAACTTTATATTCGAAAAATTGTTAAAATTCCATTTATCTGCTATAATTTTCACTTCAATATTTTTAGATGACAATTTTTCCAAATCATACAATATTCTTCCATCGGTAAAAGAAAAGGTAAAAACATATAAATATTTTTTTGTAGTGTTTATAAAATTTTCCATTTCATAATATATATTTTTTGATGGACCAGTAATAAATTTAATTTTTCCTAAATCATCTGATTTTACATTTTTACTTATAATTCTTTTTTTATTACCAAAGTATCCAGCCTCAAAGTTTTGAAATTCTTTTAAAAACAAATTAACAATATTTATATCTTCTGAGTATATAAAAATATTTATATCTTCAAAAATACTACCTGTTGTAAAATTTCCTGTACCAAATAAAACACTTTTATTATTAAAAATAATAAATTTTTCATGTAAGTATCCTTCAAAATTTTTATCAGGTAGTATAAAATCACTTTTAAAATTCATCATTTCATATTCAACAAAACCATGAGTTTTATTATTGTCTAATACATCAATAAAAGGTTTATTAATACTTAAAGAAACAAATTTTATATCATCTGATATAAGACTTTTTTCTTTTATAAATTCGTATAATTCATATGATGGAGTAACAAAAAACTTATATGAAAAAGTTAAACTAAAGATTAATAAATAAATTATAATAATTAAAATTCTCATAATATCACCCGAAACTATTTAAATTATATCAGAAAAAACATTGATATAATTATATGTAATTTTAGAATATATATAAAGTATTTTAAAGAAAAAAACATCCAAAACAAAATAGATGTTTTTTTCTTTATTAATTAAGAACATAAAAAAATACTGCTATAAAATGTGAAATGCTACCACCTAAAACAAACAAATGCCATATCATGTGGCCGTATGGTAATTTTCTCCATACATAAAATATTGCTCCTATAGTATACAATAATCCTCCTATAATTAACCATAAAATCCCACCAAAAGGTAATAATGATACTAAAGGCTTAATAGCAAATATTATTATCCATCCCATTGCAATATATAAAAGTGTTGATAATATTCTAAATCTTTTAACAAAAAAAGGTTTTAGAGAAATACCTATAATTGCAAGTACCCATACAGTAATAAAAATAGTCCAACCAATTTTTCCATTTAAGGTTACAAGAGTAAAAGGAGTATATGTACCAGCAATTAATAAGTATATAGCAGAGTGATCTATTATTTCGAGTATGTGCTTAATTTTTTTATTTTGAATACTATGATATAATGTTGATGCTAAATACAAAAGAAATAAACTAATTCCATATATAGTCACACTAAAAGTTTGTAAGGAATTTCCTTTTAAAACAGAAAATATTATCAATATTATTAAACCAACAAAGCTTAATATTGCACCAATACCATGAGTGATAGAGTTAGCAACTTCTTCACCTAACGTATATTTTTCATTATTATCAAGATCTCTTATTTTCTTCACCTTCAATCATTTAATTTTTTTTTCAATTTCTAATACTAATCCTTCAGCTGTTGCTAAATTTGTTGCAAGAGGAATATTATGCACATCACAAACTCTCATTAAAGCTGAAACATCTGGTTCATGTGGTTGAGCCGTAAGTGGATCCCTTAAAAAAATAACAAAATCCATATTTCCAGAAGTAATAAGAGCTCCTATTTGTAAATCTCCACCATATGGGCCTGAAGCAAATTTCGTAACTTTTAGACCTACTTTTTCTTCTATCAAAGCTCCTGTTGAACTTGTAGCGTACAAATTACATTCCATAAAAACATGTTTCCATTCTTTAACAAACATTACTAAATCTAATTTCTTTTTATCATGCGCAATTAGAGCAACATTAATCATATTTTTACCTCCATATTTAAATAATTATTGTTTAAATTATATCATATTTTAGAAAAAAATAGTTTATTTTATGACTAAATATTATGACATAAAATTCCATTAAAATCATAAATATTTTTTATTCAAATCATATTTTAGATTATTAATAAAATAAAATCTTATTTATTGTTTAATTTTGTTATTATTTTAATTTTGATATAATATAAAAATATGATAAAATTGTTTTGTAGCATTAAAAAAAATTTAAATAAAAAGTTCAAGGGGGGAATTATATGAAAAAAGGAATTATTGGAATTCTTAATTATGCGTTAGCAAAAGAAATTGAAGGTAGAGAATTTTATAAAATGAAAATGGAAAGTTTGTCTAATCAAGAATTAAAACAGATTTTCCACTCTTTAGCAAACATGGAACAAGGTCATGTGGAGTACATTAAAAGATTGATAGAAAGATATGAAAATGACGAATCTTTAATTGTTGAGTTTGAAGAATCAGAGGAAAATATATTTGAAAAAAGGGAATTAGAAGAAATTACAGGTGGAACTGTAAGTAATATGACTTTAGATTTAACAGTTTTGAAAATGGGATATATGATAGAAGATGATTTCATGAAATTCTATTTAAAAGCTGCAGAAAGTGTTGATAATAAAGAGGCTAAAGAATTATTCTTGAAATTAGCAAAATGGGAAGAACATCATAGAGATACATTGTATGATTATTACAAAATATTATCTGATGAATATTGGACAAATATGAATTTTACACCATTGTATTAATAAAGGAGTGGTAAAGTGAAAACTTTAGGTGAAATTTTAATTTCAAAAGAGCCAATTACTGAAATATTAATGGGCAATCATGCGTTAGTTAGAGCAATGTTAGAATCTGGAGTAAAAGTAGTTACTTCTTATCCAGGATCACCAACTCCAGAAATAGCTGAAGGAATTAAAAGTATTCCTCAAGATAAAAATCCAATGTATTTTGAATTTTCTGTCAATGAAAAAGTAGCTACAGAAGTAGCTTTTGGTGCAGCGATGAATGGGCATTTATCTACAGTGTTTTTTAAAAGTGTAGGTATAAATGTGGCTGCAGATTCTTTTGTTCAGTTGGGATTATTTGATTTACAAGGTGGTATGGTTATTGTTTTAGGTGATGATCCAGGTGCTAATTCTTCACAAAACGAACAAGATAATAGACATTTTTCAAAGCTTTCATATATTCCTATGTTTGAACCTAATTCACCCAAAGAAGTGTATAAAATGTTTAAAGAGGCTGCAAAACTTGCAAAAGACATGCATATGCCTGTTATTTTAAGGCTAACTACCCATGTTTGTCATGCTAAAGAAAAAATAACCTTTGATAAATTGGAAATAGAGGAATACGATTTTACTCCTAAATTTGATCACATAAATGCACCCCATATTCCAATTGCTGCTAGGGCATTGAATATGAAAAAGATGGCTTTAGAAAGATTAGAAAGATTTAAAGAAATATCAAATAATTCTAATTTTAATGAATTTATTTGCAATGGTAACAAAAAAAGAGGAATTATAGTTGCAGGTCTACCTTATCTTTCGTTGTTAGATGTATTAGAATATGCGAATGAAAAAGTAGATATATTAAAGATTGGGATAGTAAATCCATTGCCAGAAGAAAAAATAATTGAATTTTTGAAAAATCATGATGAAGTAAAAATTATTGAAGAATTAGATGATATTTTGGAAAAAGATATTAAAACAATTGCATATGATAATAAACTTAATACAAAAATTATAGGTAAAGTAGATATAGATGATTGGATTGGCGAATATAAACCTGATAAAGTATATAAAATATTAAAAAAGACATGGTCTGATATTTTGCCAGATTTAGAATTAGAAAAAGCAGAAATAGAATTAAATCCAAGGCCACCACAATTATGTCCTGGTTGTGGTCATCGATCAGCTTTCCATGCAATAAAATATGCTTTAAAAGATACAGATATAACTGTTGCTGATATAGGATGCCACACATTAGGATATTTAGAGCCATATAACATGGGACAAGTTTTACTTTCTATGGGGCATTCTACCTCTACTGCAGCTGGATTATCACTATTTAATAAAACTAGAAATGTAGTAGCCTTCTTAGGAGATTCAACATTATTCCATGCAGGTATTCCTGGTATTATAAATGCTATTTTTAATAACCATAATTTGACTTTAATTATTATGGAAAATGGAACAACAGCTATGACTGGACATCAAGATTTACCTTCAATAGGAAAAAATATTAATGGTCCTACCGAAGCAATACCTATAAAGAAGCTATTAGAGGGCTTAGGTGTTAACTTTATTAGGGAGGTAGATACATATCAACAAGCAAAATTGAGAGAATATGTAATTGAAGCACAGAAAGAAGAAGGTTTGAAAGTTATTATTGCAAAGCATCCATGTATGTTAAAATTAACCAGAGAACAAAGAAGGAAAGGAACTTTTAGAAATAATAAAGTAGAAGTTACTGATAAATGTGATCATCAATATGTTTGTATAAGTGATTTTGGATGTCCTGCATACCAAATAACTGAAGAAGGAAATGTGTGGGTACAAGAAGATTTGTGTATAGGAGATGGTTCATGTATTCAAACATGCCCTACAAATGCTCTAAGTTTTAAAATCGTATCAAAAGGGGATGATAAACAATGAAATCATTCAATATATATTTAATAGGAGTTGGTGGTCAAGGAATTGGACTTTTAA
This DNA window, taken from Marinitoga sp. 38H-ov, encodes the following:
- a CDS encoding hemolysin III family protein; the protein is MRDLDNNEKYTLGEEVANSITHGIGAILSFVGLIILIIFSVLKGNSLQTFSVTIYGISLFLLYLASTLYHSIQNKKIKHILEIIDHSAIYLLIAGTYTPFTLVTLNGKIGWTIFITVWVLAIIGISLKPFFVKRFRILSTLLYIAMGWIIIFAIKPLVSLLPFGGILWLIIGGLLYTIGAIFYVWRKLPYGHMIWHLFVLGGSISHFIAVFFYVLN
- a CDS encoding GGDEF domain-containing protein, with the protein product MTRIFMLIFTLIVTLSFSVTLRVGIYEYPPIIINEKNEIKGVLPEILNFIAKKEDIHLEYKYTTFEKCFELLKNEDIDIMLGVGYTKERDEKFEYNKIPFINSRGGVFVLEDSKIFSFLDINNKKVGVLKKDIYYEGPNGLKNIAKTMGLNIEFVEYDNYSDIFKAILTKEISAGVFDYYIGNYFYEKKGIKETPLEFYIIDLYIIYHNKNLKNIIEKIDKNLRELKNNENSVYYLITKKYLKENSNDWIYAFLIISTIVFLFLIIIVIIMKKIINQKTKELQLKNIELKRLASLDSLTKVYNRRMGFELLNHLIFLSQRKNKPLIIGFIDIDNLKYINDNFGHSIGDKIIITVSKIIKKNIRKSDILARYGGDEFFVGLYDCNIESAKRIEKNIKFELANISKSENLPINVSIGFIEYNENETIDSLISKADKIMYQNKRKNKH
- a CDS encoding ferritin family protein, which translates into the protein MKKGIIGILNYALAKEIEGREFYKMKMESLSNQELKQIFHSLANMEQGHVEYIKRLIERYENDESLIVEFEESEENIFEKRELEEITGGTVSNMTLDLTVLKMGYMIEDDFMKFYLKAAESVDNKEAKELFLKLAKWEEHHRDTLYDYYKILSDEYWTNMNFTPLY
- a CDS encoding phospholipase D-like domain-containing protein, yielding MRILIIIIYLLIFSLTFSYKFFVTPSYELYEFIKEKSLISDDIKFVSLSINKPFIDVLDNNKTHGFVEYEMMNFKSDFILPDKNFEGYLHEKFIIFNNKSVLFGTGNFTTGSIFEDINIFIYSEDINIVNLFLKEFQNFEAGYFGNKKRIISKNVKSDDLGKIKFITGPSKNIYYEMENFINTTKKYLYVFTFSFTDGRILYDLEKLSSKNIEVKIIADKWNFNNFSNIKFLKGIEYKILKLNGNMHLKILLNEKGILIGSYNLTYRAREKNDEYIFISTNNLLNRKLYDLFNLLWNENYME
- a CDS encoding tungsten cofactor oxidoreductase radical SAM maturase; translation: MKEYNFIMKSGELILRPKNDLKKVYIELSSRCNLDCPMCFKNTFTDEEGFMSKKTFDKILFDLKEFPEVEHIIFGGIGECSMNPHFWDMIKKVKDDGYMITITSNGYLLNIENIIDLKVDELVISVETGDVGHPSFKYVEKLLKEISELKNKRNTGKPAISIETVLTKENYEDFGKIVKSLLPYGVRKVVISNLLPVYENFVGLELYNDDNKEKDIKIRKLISNAVTAKVSAVIPNFKLKTERNCNFIEKNATVIRWDGEIVPCYRFLHDGGEYVYGQKKEIKYYSFGNVNKESLSEIWTSKDYTWFRYKVKNSLYPSCTDCDLKDGCQFIETTERDCWGNEPSCSDCLWWRNIIMCP
- a CDS encoding methylglyoxal synthase, coding for MINVALIAHDKKKLDLVMFVKEWKHVFMECNLYATSSTGALIEEKVGLKVTKFASGPYGGDLQIGALITSGNMDFVIFLRDPLTAQPHEPDVSALMRVCDVHNIPLATNLATAEGLVLEIEKKIK